The Solea senegalensis isolate Sse05_10M linkage group LG18, IFAPA_SoseM_1, whole genome shotgun sequence DNA segment CATAACTCAAAGGAAACAAAATATCTCCACACCTGTGAccctttttcctgtttgtttggttCATGTAGTGTCACCTGTGGCACTGGATTTACCTGCTGATAATTGCTAATGTGACTGCTGGTGTCAACTTTGAAGTGAGGTCTACGATGGTactgaaaaatgaagaaataatgttaaagaaaatgttaaaacactGTGGGAGAAGATGCCAGTAGCCGCTGTAAAGAAGTAATTCctattttgtattgtatattaaatgatttgttgtttttcaggtaAATTTGAGCCTCCACTCTTCCATCCAAATGTGTATCCATCAGGCACAGTATGCCTATCTATTCTAGAGGAGGACAAGGACTGGAGACCAGCCATCACAATAAAGCAGGTTTGGATTGCTCTGCACACCTCATTTACATTAATGTACTTACCAGAAAGTCTTATTTTAAGGCACATGTTTTGGTCCAAGAATGTAAACAACCGTTTATATAAAGTGGCACAGAACAAGTACAATAAATTGCTTATTGAGTTGTCTCATTTGTTAATTTCTCTTACAGATCTTATTAGGTATCCAGGAACTCCTAAATGAGCCAAATATCCAGGATCCAGCCCAAGCAGAGGCTTACACAATCTACTGGTAAGTCAGATCCAAATTCAACCACCTACTTTCACATGTTTGTTACAAAAACACTTTCTGGAATCGTCTTTCGGGGTCAAAATGAACCGATACTGCAGCAGTAACATAGTGTGTTGAAATGACAAGAAAGACAAACTGTTCTAATTTGAGGTggaactaataataataataataataataataatgataataataatgaattttatttgtaatgcactttatattgaacaaacaatctcaaagtgctacataCACAAAATCCCAACATACTTCATCTCCAACCTTTCAAAGCAGTTGAAACACTTTGTCACAGTGAACAAACACTTctcaagaaagagagagaatttgTCGGGTGACGGTCACACAGTGTGCTCGTCATTTCTGGTGAGAGCACACGGGCTGAGTGAACTGTGACAGCACAACCTCCTGTGAGGTGGAGAGAAAATCCCTTCACTAGTCCAAGATATTTAAATCTTATCAATACTAAGGTCACTGGAGGTCTgaactttttctttctcatcaCCATGGGCACTTTTCATCAGaggtgtaaataaacaaatggcgGCTGAGTTCTATATAGCTTGCTCTGTTTCAGGGTATAAAAAGAACACATTGACAATATTGTCTGTAATAACACTTTATCAATCAATATGTGCACAGACATAGTAATGCATactgttaaaatataaacaagtgTCACGTGTATTGTCAGCTCCACAgaactctgtgtttctcagtaaagcAGAGTTTAGATCATGTGTTGCCCGGCGACATTCCCTCACTGCGTGCAGGATGTGACTTGTTttaatgtcacagcagatgGCGGCGACAGCATTATTGTGCAAGTAAACTGCAAACGGATAAGGAGTATGACTGTTTCAGTAGGGATAAACAGGGCTCCAGACAAACTCTGCATTGGTTTCACTGGTGCGCCTCAATTCTTAATTTTTAAATTAAGATGCACCCAggtttttcaatgttttaaggGTTTTctgttgtcattatttatttatatatatatgtgtgtgtatgtatgtatgtatgtatgtatgtatgtatgtatgtatatatatatatatatatatatatatatatatatatatatatgtatatatatatatatatatatatatatatgtgtatatatatatatatatatatatgtgtatatatatatatatatgtatatatatatatatgtatatatatatatatatatatatatatatgctatatatgtatatatatatatatatatatatatatgtctatatatgtatatatatatatatgtatatatatatatatgtatataagtgtatatatatactatatatatatatatatatatatatatatatatatatatatatatgtatatatatatatatatgtgtatatatatatatatatatatatgtgtatatatatatatatatgtgtatatatatgtgtatatatatatatatgtgtgtgtatatatatgtgtgtgtatatatatatatatatatacacacacacatatacataatatatatatatatatatacacacatatacataatatatatatgtgtgtgtgtgtgtatatattcatccattcattcattcattcattcattcatacttaTGTAAATGACTAAACAAGAATGAGGGGTAGGTAAAGGTTTGTcattaaaagcacaaacaaagcatgcatgcatgcatgcacacacacattaaatggtGACATTCCTTCACTGGTTAGTGAAGGAATGTCTGCACAAGGTTGATTGTGCAGAATTGTGGACTGATGTTTGTTAATGCAGCAGAGGCAAAAGTTGTCGCCTGCTCACGACCGGCAGCAGGGGTCTCTGTTAATCAGGTTTAGAACCTACAGTTATTAGCTGTGATTcttagtgcgtgtgtgtgtgttaggtaCACTGCAGTCTGTACTCGTGTTACATTTGTTAAAGAAACGCTGATACGTAAGCTTCAAGATACTCAGGCTAACTGCTAACATTTAACCcgtcaaagagacaaagagggaaaaTCCTGATTGAAAATATGAAACTACTAGACTAGAGAATGAATACTACTATAAAATACTGTGGTGTATATTGGTCTGCTGTAGTGAGAATGTCAGTCAGCACCACCACACctgtgctacacacacacacacacacttaaatgctTTGTTCACACCAGACACAGAGCGACGAGTTAAAAGTGGACGTTTTAGCTGCAGCAGTGCAAAAGTATTTAGTACTCGAAatattttttgtccaaattgGTTGCACTCTAGAGCCCTGGGTAAAGGCCACTTGCCCCCGTTGTCAGATGAAGGCTGCAGCTTACAAATGTTACATTGTCTCTGTTCACAAAGAACTCACAGAGATGGAATACTGACACTGACAACAAAGTTACACTCtgcagcttttaaaatgttttacatcCATCTGGAGATCTGCCTGGAAAACGAAGATTCTGGTGTTCTTGCGAGATAATTTGTGTccaattttaaaataatctcTCTCCGTGAAGGTTGATTGTGCAGAATTGTGGGCTGATGTTTGTTAATGCAGCAGAGGCAAAAATTGTCGCCTGCTCACTACCGGCAGCAGGGGTCTCTGTTAATCAGGTTTAGAACCTACAGTTATTAGCTGTGATTCttagagcgtgtgtgtgtgtgttacgtacACTGCAGTCTGTACTCGTGTTACATTTGTTAAAGAAACGCTGATACGTAAGCTTCAAGATACTCAGGCTAACTGCTAACATTTAACCtgtcaaagagacaaagaggccACCTCCACATCACTCTTCATCACGTCCTATTCTTCAGTTCAGTCCTTGCCACCGCTCATGAAGACCAACCCCAGATTGACTGTGAGAGCTTTGGTCCGATCATTGTTCAGCCATGCTAAACTAGCATTTCTCTGGTGCTGTCTCGGCTATTACCACAGCGCCTGGCTGTAACCTGTCGTCTCGTCCTCCTCGCTGTTATTGGCTGgaggatgtaaacacacagaaacatgctgTCCCAGACTGACAGGAATAACTTGGATAAATATGAGCtgtataaaaataacacaaacgtgcttcatatttgtttttggaaGGGGTCAGAGCGCCATGATAAcatgatttgtgttgtttttttttcacaccttTGCAGCCAAAACAGAGTAGAATATGAAAAAAGAGTTCGAGCACAAGCCAAAAAATTCTCCCCCTCATAAGGGCGAAGACTTGCTCCGCTGCAGCAGAAGGAATGGGTTTAACAAGAATCACCTCCCCTCTCAGCCTCTCAATGAATGTGCTCCTCTCACATCGGACTTGCTTAAAGACTTCTATTTAAACTCCACACATTCTGTGCCATCTCTTCTGACCTATCATTTTTGTTCTTAATTACCGGTTGGCTCGTTGCTGGGAGGGGATGGGTGCTTCCGCACCCcggtcatttctttttaaacataaattgTCTTATGTGGTGCAAGGGACACAGCTCGGTACCAGTTTCATCAATGCAAGCTGGCTGTCATCAGTGTTCAAGGAAGaaaatgtctcttttgtttattttgctctttCACAGGGTCTATTCCTTTGTTTCCCCACTTTGTTTTCCATAAAATTA contains these protein-coding regions:
- the ube2ib gene encoding SUMO-conjugating enzyme UBC9-A, which translates into the protein MSGIALSRLAQERKAWRKDHPFGFVAVPTKNPDGTLNLMNWECAIPGKKGTPWEGGLFKLRMLFKDDYPSSPPKCKFEPPLFHPNVYPSGTVCLSILEEDKDWRPAITIKQILLGIQELLNEPNIQDPAQAEAYTIYCQNRVEYEKRVRAQAKKFSPS